Proteins encoded within one genomic window of Eurosta solidaginis isolate ZX-2024a chromosome 1, ASM4086904v1, whole genome shotgun sequence:
- the eIF3a gene encoding eukaryotic translation initiation factor 3 subunit A, whose amino-acid sequence MARYTQRPENALKRANEFIEVGKPLRALDTLQEVFRNKRWNYAYSETIIEPLMFKYLYLCVELKKSHIAKEGLFQYRNMFQLVNVNSLENVIRGYLRMAEEHTEAAQAQSSAAVAVLELDDLDNIATPESILMSAVCGEDAQDRSDRTILLPWVKFLWESYCQCLELLRVNTHCEALYHDIARMAFQFCLKYNRKSEFRRLCDKLRKHLEDICKSTTQTTGVSITKLETQQLCLDTRLYQLDSAIQMELWQEAYKAIEDIHGLMALSKKTPVPKTMANYYQKLAMVFSKAGNQLFHAAALLKLFQLTRELKKNLTKDDMQRMASHVLIATLSIPLPSAHPEFDRFIEADKSPLEKAQKLAVLLGLQQPPTRASLIKEVVRLNVPQLASEEFRNLYNWLEVDFNPLNLCKRVQTIIDVIEEAPPENTILAPYIKSLKDVTIMRLIREISQVYQSIEFDRLLQLASFCNIFDLEKLLVESVRHNDMQIRIDHQKRCIYFGTDLTESQREDHPDGPSLQSMPSEQIRSQLVNMATVLNRAVAVVYPNRDKDQRAKLRAQMVYHYHEIKEREHQRILQRQKIIEDRKEFIEKQNNAREEEEARRLEEESRKAKLAEQKRLEQENEERERKRHQNEIEAIKVKSLKDKMQQISQTAHGKKMLSKLDEESIKKLDAEQIAARESEELQRERKELQSKLKSQEKKVDYFERAKRIEEIPLFEKYLADKQVKDKEFWEAQEQARIENAIAERKDAVAQQERLKRMYADRDVFLEALKKERASLYVEKLKKFEVALAEERKRLLAHRVEMRRQERRRQWLREKEEERLRKEEEIRKIKEEEERVIAEALRKEREAEEEKRRIQYEKQRAKEEEAERRIQEERERLSRELAAENRDKVGDKDRDVWRMRGDRDRGERNDRVERGDRIERGERSNASNSEWRRERPERVERADRGERSDRGERSDRIERPDRNERLDGEGGTSDSWRVRRDLDTPRGVVLGGGRDQRDGREAREPRDGGDKWRRGGGGVVGAGGAQRRDDRENREGGGNWRDAPRIERERDNRENRDMRDNRRRDERGDRERRERDRGVGGGAKDSGSWRMERPPAREDKSAPKREPMEKENKNNDDGEWTNVRRR is encoded by the exons AGTTTATCGAAGTAGGAAAGCCATTGCGAGCTCTAGATACTCTTCAGGAAGTGTTCCGTAACAAGCGTTGGAATTATGCATACTCGGAGACAATTATTGAACCACTTATGTTCAAGTATTTATACTTGTGTGTTGAGTTGAAGAAATCGCATATTGCAAAGGAGGGTCTTTTCCAATACCGTAATATGTTTCAGCTTGTCAATGTCAATTCTTTGGAAAATGTTATTCGTGGCTATTTGCGCATGGCTGAAGAGCATACTGAAGCAGCTCAAGCGCAGTCCTCGGCAGCTGTCGCTGTTTTAGAGCTGGATGATCTCGACAACATTGCTACACCGGAAAGCATTTTAATGAGTGCTGTGTGTGGTGAAGACGCACAAGATCGGTCTGACCGCACGATTTTGCTTCCGTGGGTGAAATTCTTATGGGAATCATATTGCCAGTGCTTAGAACTATTACGTGTTAATACGCATTGTGAAGCGCTCTATCACGATATCGCACGTATGGCGTTCCAGTTTTGTTTAAAGTATAATCGCAAGAGTGAGTTCCGTCGGTTATGTGACAAATTAAGGAAACATTTAGAAGACATATGTAAAAGTACTACTCAAACCACTGGCGTATCGATAACTAAACTTGAAACGCAACAACTATGTTTGGACACAAGGCTTTATCAATTAGATTCAGCGATTCAAATGGAATTATGGCAAGAAGCATATAAAGCTATTGAAGACATACATGGTTTAATGGCGTTATCCAAGAAAACGCCTGTACCGAAAACCATGGCAAATTATTATCAGAAACTTGCTATGGTCTTTTCAAAAGCAGGAAATCAACTTTTTCATGCTGCAGCTTTGTTGAAACTTTTTCAACTGACACGTGAATTGAAAAAGAATTTGACGAAAGATGACATGCAGCGTATGGCTTCCCATGTTCTTATAGCAACTCTGTCAATTCCTCTGCCTTCAGCGCATCCCGAATTTGATCGGTTTATTGAGGCCGACAAAAGCCCACTTGAAAAGGCACAAAAACTGGCGGTGTTGCTGGGTTTGCAACAACCTCCAACAAGAGCGTCGTTAATAAAAGAAGTG GTACGGTTAAATGTGCCACAATTGGCTTCTGAGGAGTTTAGAAACTTGTATAACTGGCTAGAAGTTGACTTCAATCCACTAAATTTGTGCAAGCGTGTGCAAACTATTATTGACGTAATTGAAGAAGCTCCACCAGAAAACACCATACTGGCTCCCTATATAAAATCACTAAAAGATGTGACTATTATGCGGTTGATAAGAGAGATTTCACAAGTCTATCAAAGTATTGAATTCGATCGTTTATTGCAGTTAGCATCGTTTTGTAATATATTCGATCTTGAAAAGTTGTTAGTTGAATCTGTGCGTCATAATGACATGCAAATACGTATTGATCATCAAAAGCGATGTATTTATTTCGGCACGGATCTTACTGAGAGCCAAAGGGAAGATCATCCTGATGGCCCAAGTTTGCAATCGATGCCTTCAGAACAAATTCGTTCACAGTTGGTTAACATGGCAACTGTATTAAATCGTGCTGTAGCAGTTGTGTACCCAAATCGCGATAAAGATCAACGTGCAAAGCTGCGTGCCCAAATGGTGTATCATTATCACGAAATAAAGGAGAGAGAACATCAGCGCATTCTACAGCGGCAGAAAATTATAGAAGATCGAAAAGAGTTTATTGAGAAACAGAATAACGCCCGTGAAGAGGAAGAAGCGCGGCGTTTAGAGGAAGAGTCGAGAAAAGCTAAATTGGCTGAACAAAAGCGTTTGGAACAAGAAAACGAAGAACGTGAGCGGAAACGTCACCAGAAtgaaattgaagcaattaaagttAAAAGCTTGAAA GATAAAATGCAGCAAATATCACAAACTGCTCATGGCAAGAAAATGCTTTCGAAATTAGATGAGGAAAGTATTAAAAAATTAGATGCGGAACAGATCGCTGCGCGAGAATCCGAGGAGCTACAGCGTGAACGTAAAGAATTGCAGTCAAAGTTAAAATCTCAAGAGAAGAAAGTGGATTACTTTGAACGTGCCAAACGTATAGAGGAAATACCACTCTTTGAAAAGTATTTGGCAGACAAACAAGTTAAAGATAAAGAGTTTTGGGAAGCACAAGAACAAGCTAGAATCGAAAACGCAATTGCTGAGCGTAAGGATGCAGTAGCTCAACAGGAGCGTTTGAAGCGTATGTATGCCGATCGAGACGTATTCCTAGAAGCATTGAAAAAGGAGAGGGCTTCCTTGTATGTTGAAAAACTAAAGAAATTTGAAGTTGCGTTAGCTGAAGAACGTAAGCGGTTATTAGCACATCGTGTTGAAATGAGGCGTCAAGAACGACGTCGTCAATGGTTGCGTGAAAAGGAAGAGGAGCGTTTACGAAAAGAAGAAGAAATTCGCAAAATAAAGGAGGAGGAAGAACGTGTTATAGCAGAAGCTTTGCGCAAGGAACGGGAAGCCGAAGAGGAAAAACGGCGTATTCAATATGAAAAGCAACGTGCCAAAGAGGAAGAAGCTGAACGTCGCATTCAGGAAGAACGTGAACGTTTATCTAGGGAGCTCGCAGCAGAAAATCGCGATAAGGTTGGCGACAAAGATCGCGATGTATGGCGCATGCGAGGTGATCGTGACCGGGGTGAGCGTAACGATCGTGTTGAACGTGGTGATCGTATAGAGCGTGGGGAGCGTAGTAATGCCTCTAACTCGGAATGGAGGCGCGAACGCCCTGAACGTGTTGAACGCGCAGACCGCGGGGAACGTTCGGATCGCGGTGAACGTTCTGATCGTATAGAGCGCCCGGATCGCAATGAGCGTCTGGATGGTGAGGGTGGTACTTCCGATTCTTGGCGCGTACGACGGGATCTCGACACTCCCCGTGGAGTTGTTCTAGGCGGGGGACGTGATCAACGTGACGGACGCGAAGCCAGAGAGCCTCGTGATGGCGGTGACAAATGGCGTCGTGGTGGCGGTGGTGTTGTCGGTGCTGGCGGAGCCCAAAGACGTGATGATCGTGAAAATAGAGAAGGTGGCGGAAATTGGCGCGATGCACCTCGTATAGAACGCGAACGGGATAATCGCGAAAATCGTGATATGCGTGACAATCGCCGTCGTGACGAGAGAGGTGATCGTGAGCGGCGAGAGCGTGACCGTGGAGTTGGGGGAGGAGCAAAGGACTCGGGAAGCTGGAGAATGGAACGTCCACCTGCTAGAGAAGATAAAAGCGCACCAAAGCGCGAACCAATGGAAAAAG aaAACAAGAACAATGATGATGGCGAGTGGACAAATGTGAGACGCCGTTAA